The bacterium genome includes a region encoding these proteins:
- a CDS encoding histidine phosphatase family protein: MNNTRSLIGLIATVLLSALVPDCAHGDAQRATTVIVVRHAEKQQAEDDPGLTLAGEERSHRLRDLTLEAGVTAVFASQFRRTQATVRPLAEALGLEIAIADAGDTPALVTKILSDHRGGIVVVAGHSNTVPGIVAALGAPEPGPIDESDYGNLFIVTVPEDGPASALSLRF, from the coding sequence GTGAACAACACTCGATCCCTAATCGGCCTGATCGCGACGGTTCTGCTTTCGGCTCTGGTTCCCGACTGCGCGCACGGTGATGCCCAGCGGGCGACCACCGTCATTGTGGTCCGACACGCTGAAAAGCAGCAGGCCGAGGACGACCCGGGGCTGACGCTCGCCGGCGAAGAGCGCTCGCACCGTCTTCGGGACCTGACGCTCGAAGCCGGGGTCACGGCGGTGTTCGCGAGCCAGTTCAGACGCACCCAGGCAACGGTTCGGCCTCTGGCGGAGGCCCTCGGGCTCGAGATCGCGATCGCCGACGCCGGAGACACACCGGCCCTCGTCACCAAGATCCTTTCAGATCATCGCGGCGGCATCGTGGTCGTGGCCGGCCACAGCAACACCGTGCCCGGCATCGTGGCCGCGCTCGGCGCTCCCGAGCCCGGTCCCATCGACGAGAGCGACTACGGCAACCTCTTCATCGTGACGGTCCCGGAAGACGGTCCGGCTTCGGCCCTCAGCCTCAGATTCTGA
- a CDS encoding isoprenylcysteine carboxylmethyltransferase family protein has product MELAARILDVLAGLMLAALPAALLFWLLIHPFASFWRRLGPVASYTIVAAICLLAVYAIWTVRAPLMRQHFGYRPITIGMGVALYLAGAAWDWRVLRKLRFPVLAGLPELSSGSSGRLLTDGPYGIVRHPRYFGALIGITGFALICNYLWVYVVVAASVPVGWLMIVLEERELMERFGSDYERYRRRVPCFVPRRTGERVL; this is encoded by the coding sequence ATGGAACTGGCAGCGCGTATTCTGGATGTCCTCGCCGGGCTCATGCTTGCTGCGCTTCCGGCGGCCCTGCTCTTCTGGCTCCTGATCCACCCCTTCGCTTCGTTCTGGCGCCGGCTGGGTCCCGTTGCGAGCTACACGATCGTTGCCGCGATTTGCCTGTTGGCGGTCTACGCCATCTGGACGGTGCGCGCGCCGCTGATGCGGCAGCACTTCGGCTATCGGCCGATCACCATCGGGATGGGCGTGGCTCTCTACCTTGCCGGCGCGGCCTGGGACTGGAGGGTGCTGCGAAAGCTGAGGTTCCCGGTCCTGGCCGGTCTGCCGGAGCTATCCAGTGGAAGTTCCGGCAGACTCCTGACCGACGGGCCCTACGGCATCGTGCGTCATCCCCGCTATTTCGGAGCGTTGATCGGCATCACCGGCTTCGCTCTGATCTGCAACTACCTGTGGGTCTATGTGGTGGTTGCGGCGTCGGTGCCGGTCGGTTGGCTTATGATCGTGCTCGAAGAGCGAGAGTTGATGGAGCGATTTGGGAGCGACTACGAGAGGTACCGTCGGCGGGTGCCATGCTTCGTTCCCAGGCGAACCGGGGAGAGGGTCTTGTGA
- a CDS encoding SpoIIE family protein phosphatase has translation MKIRTQIAIAFLFLAILPMTAIVLYSYVSSLSAVREAVEAEAESLTSDMENRMTQVRGDLRRRVERISALPFRRWAFEAETEKEREELYGSMMAELGETAPLVTSFEFVPEYPGTAEDAVPSPDVETASELIPAPPRRPPPPPAPIVIDMREMLKTVEAGIENLDAELIPDTDREELIEQAKLGLEFVQEKAEVFNLHAGRLIEIRAETEELHRLTETAPTAEAEEDTYRMIFSPEVEVPVYEDGEMVGEIRARVANEKLLERVLHRTLRERGEVPFAVDTEGNLFAASDEDRGTLLGLGLQEPVDAERITDQEVFGDWIVATSADQATGLTFGIARPIRDSITEMRSTALRNFGFGTGLIGLALLGVLPLSRRITHGLKLVAESAERVAGGDLEARVPLQSRSEIGQLAKAFNNMAQDLEENQQRLIESERLQVEFDRKTEELEEARRFQLSLLPKRLPDHPSFDLAAMMRTATEVGGDYYDFRVADDGTLTVAIGDATGHGAKAGTMVTVVKSLFSAYPPGGDLAEFQKKGADAIKRMALGRMSMALTLARLTKGRLTLCAAGMPPALLHRAATGKVEEIAIEGMPLGGLDFTYRQVSVSIDAGDTLLLMSDGFPELPDRDGNTLGYERAAELFAATAGSKPNEVIEHLLARARDWAGDSAPADDVTFVVARVR, from the coding sequence ATGAAGATCCGTACTCAAATCGCCATCGCGTTCCTGTTCCTGGCTATCCTGCCGATGACGGCAATCGTTCTCTACAGCTACGTCTCGTCGCTGAGCGCCGTTCGCGAAGCCGTCGAGGCCGAGGCCGAGAGCCTCACCAGCGACATGGAGAATCGAATGACCCAAGTCCGGGGCGATCTGCGTCGCCGGGTCGAACGGATCTCCGCTTTGCCCTTCAGACGCTGGGCCTTCGAAGCGGAAACCGAAAAAGAGCGCGAGGAGCTCTACGGCTCGATGATGGCGGAGCTCGGAGAGACCGCGCCATTGGTCACGTCCTTCGAATTCGTGCCCGAGTACCCGGGCACGGCGGAGGACGCGGTGCCGAGCCCGGACGTTGAGACTGCCTCGGAGCTCATTCCGGCTCCACCGCGCCGCCCGCCGCCGCCCCCCGCGCCGATCGTGATCGACATGCGCGAGATGCTGAAGACGGTGGAAGCCGGCATCGAGAACCTCGACGCCGAGTTGATCCCGGATACCGACCGGGAGGAGCTTATCGAACAGGCCAAGCTGGGCCTCGAATTCGTCCAAGAAAAAGCCGAAGTCTTCAACCTGCACGCCGGTCGGTTGATCGAGATCCGAGCTGAAACCGAGGAGTTGCACCGGCTGACCGAGACCGCCCCCACGGCCGAAGCAGAAGAAGACACGTACCGCATGATCTTCAGCCCGGAGGTGGAAGTGCCGGTCTACGAGGACGGCGAGATGGTCGGCGAGATCCGGGCTCGGGTCGCCAACGAGAAGCTTCTGGAGCGGGTCCTTCATCGCACCCTGCGCGAGCGGGGTGAGGTACCGTTTGCGGTCGACACCGAAGGCAACTTGTTCGCGGCGAGTGATGAGGACCGCGGGACCCTACTCGGGTTGGGGCTCCAGGAGCCCGTCGATGCGGAACGGATCACAGACCAAGAGGTCTTTGGCGACTGGATCGTCGCGACCAGCGCGGACCAGGCAACGGGATTGACTTTCGGCATTGCCCGCCCAATCCGCGATTCCATCACCGAGATGCGCTCGACGGCGTTGCGTAACTTCGGATTCGGTACCGGGTTGATCGGCCTCGCTCTTTTGGGTGTCCTGCCGCTGTCGCGCCGGATTACCCACGGACTCAAGCTCGTTGCCGAGAGCGCGGAGCGGGTAGCTGGTGGCGACCTCGAAGCCCGGGTGCCCCTCCAGTCCAGAAGCGAGATCGGCCAGCTGGCCAAGGCGTTCAACAACATGGCCCAGGACCTCGAAGAGAACCAGCAGAGACTCATCGAGAGCGAGCGCCTGCAGGTTGAATTCGATCGCAAGACCGAGGAACTGGAGGAAGCCCGCCGGTTTCAACTCTCGCTCCTGCCCAAGAGGCTCCCCGACCACCCCTCTTTCGACCTGGCCGCGATGATGAGAACCGCCACCGAAGTCGGAGGCGACTACTACGATTTTCGTGTCGCCGACGATGGCACCCTGACCGTGGCCATCGGCGACGCCACCGGGCACGGCGCGAAGGCCGGAACCATGGTGACCGTGGTCAAGAGCCTGTTTTCCGCCTACCCGCCGGGAGGCGACCTGGCGGAGTTCCAGAAGAAGGGTGCCGACGCGATCAAGCGTATGGCGCTGGGGCGGATGTCGATGGCGCTGACTCTCGCTCGGCTGACAAAGGGCAGGCTCACCCTCTGCGCCGCCGGAATGCCGCCCGCTCTCCTGCACCGAGCGGCGACCGGAAAGGTAGAAGAAATCGCCATCGAAGGCATGCCTCTGGGTGGACTCGACTTTACCTATCGCCAAGTGTCGGTGAGCATCGACGCCGGCGACACGCTGTTGCTGATGAGTGACGGTTTCCCGGAGCTCCCCGATCGAGACGGAAACACCCTCGGCTACGAGCGCGCCGCCGAGCTCTTCGCCGCCACCGCCGGCTCGAAGCCCAACGAAGTGATCGAGCACTTGCTCGCGAGAGCTCGAGATTGGGCGGGCGACTCCGCCCCCGCCGACGA